In the Paraburkholderia caribensis genome, one interval contains:
- a CDS encoding LysR family transcriptional regulator, giving the protein MELRQLEYFVHVAELGSFTRAANLLSIAQPVLSRQVRALELEFRQVLLERNGRGVTLTEPGRRLLEHSRSILAQVDRVQSDMEDGRGEATGRLVVALPPSVSSVLTAPLVRRFRERFPKATLCILEGLSAYSLEWLTIGRADCAVVYTNATSATVELSPVLSEQLYLVSAGPAARSAGDVLIGEPVSLTQVAQHQLVMPSRPHSIRLLLEGAMAQASLKPNIALEIESIPAILNLVRDEHLHAVLSLKAVQSGGQQQDFYVRPIVDPPLQTTIWIATSAQRPSGPLLEQAIPLLRQTLCDLWDTRL; this is encoded by the coding sequence GTGGAGCTGCGACAGCTTGAATATTTCGTCCACGTTGCCGAGTTAGGGAGCTTCACCCGGGCGGCAAATCTCCTGTCCATCGCGCAGCCGGTGTTGAGCCGACAGGTGCGAGCGCTTGAACTGGAGTTCCGGCAAGTGCTCCTTGAACGCAATGGACGCGGAGTGACCCTCACGGAGCCCGGGCGGCGACTGCTGGAACACAGCCGGAGCATCCTTGCCCAGGTAGATCGTGTTCAATCTGATATGGAAGACGGCCGTGGCGAAGCAACGGGCAGGCTCGTGGTCGCGTTGCCTCCAAGTGTCAGTTCGGTGTTGACTGCCCCTCTCGTGCGAAGATTTCGCGAACGCTTTCCGAAAGCGACTCTGTGCATCCTGGAAGGCCTATCGGCCTATTCGCTGGAATGGCTGACAATTGGACGCGCCGATTGTGCAGTGGTCTACACGAATGCAACCTCGGCGACTGTGGAGCTTTCCCCGGTCCTGAGCGAACAGCTGTATCTGGTTTCCGCCGGCCCCGCTGCTCGATCTGCTGGAGACGTTCTGATAGGAGAGCCCGTCAGCCTCACGCAGGTAGCGCAGCACCAGCTTGTCATGCCGAGCCGACCCCACTCGATTCGACTGCTGCTCGAAGGTGCAATGGCTCAGGCTTCGTTGAAGCCGAACATCGCGCTAGAGATCGAAAGCATCCCCGCGATCCTCAATCTGGTACGTGATGAGCATCTCCATGCAGTGCTTTCTCTGAAGGCAGTTCAATCTGGAGGGCAGCAACAGGACTTCTATGTGCGTCCTATTGTCGACCCTCCGCTTCAAACCACGATATGGATTGCAACGTCAGCCCAACGCCCAAGCGGACCTTTGCTCGAACAGGCGATTCCGCTGCTCCGCCAGACGCTGTGTGACCTGTGGGACACACGCCTATGA
- a CDS encoding ATP-binding response regulator, with amino-acid sequence MKATARVIGYISKRVSDSYHMSDYSVLAVGVIGAIGHPVYWFWWTYVDPQPNESMAMRIVGMAASLLLLVRRFWPAAMAPLLPWYYFLTVAYSLPFFFTYYLLASHYSVLWSMAELGMVFFLIAIFPSFVVLLLNVFLGGGLAVLCAWIAVPQSIHLDSNLFLYLYLPIFTFGICAGVTFSYSNMKGITAQARNEALRALAGTIAHEMRNPLSQLRYVLDRVDEALPVITGTNGSSRVSPDGTALLFHHLTYGQLAIDRGLRIIAMTLDEVSAKPIRPDHLVYLSAAETTRKAIEEYGFGDRKERSKVSLSVIEDFTFKIDETVYLFALFNLIRNALHHIASHPSAAITLTVDRQQVTVRDTGPGIAPGVMAELFKPFQTTGNPAGTGLGLAYCQRAMRSFGGKISCDSEVGKFTQFTLQFPLVSREEIAAHEREVVEQSRAFFNGKRILVVDDDADQRARVSRVLSKVGVQVSEAENGEEALALLRQPPAWNLVLMDINMPVMDGYTTTEKIRANSTGINRNVPIAGYTAEHRGIARVLAQRAGMDLTLSKSCGAVQLITTLRALLESGTRHRSKQMFDGFSGRTVIVADDDTYSRLVAKSYLERFGAGVIEAEHGLAVLGRLDEQPGVDAILMDVNMPGMDGVATALAIRARADAASGVPIIALTGHADVGAVQACLRAGMDEVLVKPVQIGLLHACLARQFARVESSTVEDAGSDLTAPVTGAAIAGARKGGQLLDEMQLDELTSLDLLDQSFLSAIEQIRSLQAHLATSVAAHDIESTHAALHRLLGVSGNIGAKALHAFAETIYPSIKQGQWPLEPDWLEQISTLGNRSTEALEAYFASATANRGHPQVSGEV; translated from the coding sequence ATGAAAGCCACCGCGAGGGTCATTGGCTATATCAGCAAACGGGTATCTGACTCGTATCATATGTCTGATTACAGTGTGCTGGCCGTAGGCGTAATAGGTGCCATCGGACATCCCGTTTACTGGTTCTGGTGGACGTACGTCGATCCGCAACCCAACGAAAGCATGGCGATGCGCATCGTCGGCATGGCGGCCAGCCTGCTTCTGCTCGTGCGCCGTTTCTGGCCCGCCGCGATGGCGCCTTTGCTGCCCTGGTATTATTTTCTGACGGTAGCGTACTCGCTACCGTTCTTTTTCACGTATTACCTGCTAGCCAGTCACTATTCGGTGCTGTGGTCCATGGCCGAACTAGGGATGGTCTTCTTCCTGATTGCCATTTTCCCTTCTTTCGTGGTTCTGTTGCTCAACGTGTTCCTGGGCGGCGGTCTCGCTGTGCTATGTGCATGGATCGCGGTACCTCAATCCATCCATCTGGACTCGAATCTGTTTCTCTATCTCTACCTGCCGATTTTCACGTTCGGCATATGCGCTGGCGTGACCTTCAGCTACAGCAACATGAAGGGGATTACCGCGCAGGCCCGAAATGAGGCGCTTCGCGCCCTGGCTGGCACGATTGCACACGAGATGAGAAATCCACTCAGCCAGTTGCGGTATGTGCTCGATCGCGTGGATGAGGCGCTTCCTGTCATCACAGGCACCAACGGGTCGTCCCGGGTGTCACCCGACGGCACCGCTTTATTGTTTCACCATCTCACTTACGGCCAACTGGCAATCGACCGCGGCTTGCGGATCATCGCGATGACACTGGACGAGGTAAGTGCGAAGCCTATACGCCCAGATCACCTCGTCTATCTGAGCGCTGCGGAAACGACGCGTAAGGCAATCGAGGAGTACGGCTTCGGTGACAGAAAGGAACGCAGCAAGGTCAGTCTGAGCGTCATTGAGGACTTCACATTCAAGATCGATGAAACGGTCTACCTGTTCGCGTTGTTCAACCTGATCAGGAACGCGCTTCATCATATTGCCTCACATCCGTCTGCCGCGATTACGCTGACAGTAGATCGCCAGCAGGTGACCGTTCGCGACACCGGGCCTGGTATTGCACCAGGGGTCATGGCGGAGCTGTTCAAGCCTTTCCAGACGACGGGAAACCCTGCGGGCACGGGATTGGGCCTTGCGTACTGTCAGCGGGCAATGCGTTCGTTTGGCGGCAAGATATCCTGCGATTCCGAAGTCGGAAAATTCACGCAATTCACACTGCAATTCCCGCTAGTCTCGCGAGAAGAGATCGCGGCGCACGAACGCGAGGTCGTCGAGCAATCGAGGGCGTTCTTCAACGGCAAGCGCATCCTTGTGGTGGACGACGATGCCGACCAGAGGGCGAGAGTGTCGCGCGTCCTGTCCAAAGTGGGCGTGCAGGTCAGCGAGGCGGAGAACGGTGAGGAAGCGCTCGCACTGTTGCGGCAGCCGCCGGCTTGGAACTTGGTATTGATGGACATCAATATGCCGGTGATGGACGGTTACACGACCACCGAGAAGATCCGTGCAAACAGCACGGGTATCAACAGGAACGTGCCGATTGCGGGCTACACCGCGGAGCATCGCGGCATTGCACGCGTTCTCGCGCAACGAGCCGGCATGGATCTCACGCTTAGCAAATCGTGCGGCGCGGTGCAGTTGATCACGACGCTGAGGGCGCTTCTGGAAAGCGGCACGCGCCACCGCTCGAAGCAGATGTTCGATGGCTTCTCGGGCCGTACGGTCATCGTGGCCGATGACGACACCTATAGCAGACTGGTGGCGAAAAGTTATCTTGAGCGCTTCGGTGCCGGTGTCATCGAAGCAGAACACGGTTTGGCCGTCCTCGGACGATTGGACGAGCAGCCAGGCGTCGATGCCATCCTGATGGACGTCAACATGCCGGGCATGGATGGCGTAGCGACGGCGCTGGCGATCCGCGCACGCGCCGATGCCGCGTCCGGCGTGCCCATCATTGCGCTTACGGGTCACGCTGACGTGGGCGCTGTTCAAGCGTGCCTGCGTGCCGGTATGGACGAGGTGCTGGTCAAGCCAGTGCAGATCGGCTTGCTTCATGCATGCCTCGCGAGACAGTTCGCCCGAGTGGAATCTTCGACTGTCGAGGACGCCGGTTCCGACCTGACTGCGCCCGTAACCGGCGCCGCTATTGCGGGGGCGAGAAAAGGAGGTCAGTTGCTCGATGAAATGCAGCTTGATGAACTCACATCGCTCGACCTGTTGGATCAGAGTTTTCTCAGCGCTATTGAACAGATCCGTTCTCTTCAGGCGCATCTTGCGACCAGTGTGGCAGCGCATGACATCGAGTCGACGCATGCTGCCTTGCACCGGCTTCTCGGTGTCAGCGGCAACATCGGTGCCAAGGCACTGCATGCGTTTGCGGAGACGATCTATCCGAGCATCAAGCAAGGTCAATGGCCCCTTGAGCCGGACTGGCTTGAGCAGATTTCCACACTAGGAAATCGATCGACTGAGGCGCTGGAGGCATACTTCGCCTCGGCTACGGCGAATCGCGGTCATCCTCAGGTGTCGGGGGAGGTTTGA
- a CDS encoding 3-oxoacyl-[acyl-carrier-protein] synthase III C-terminal domain-containing protein: protein MLIKNVAASLPSRTVTNDEVVDMIRFHSTGFEGDINRAMRTVKTLLDRSGLVNRRWCHSHESPIDHVAMATRKAMSETYLRPEHIELFIFVGIGRGFLEPGNSHMMASTLGFKNAECFDVVDACMSWTRAMSIADSLFKTGQYRNAMIVNAEFNMLNGGPLYPANFVLKNQAQLEYTLPSFTIGEAATATLIVANEPGNFSFAFRGKPEASDLCTIPIPGYEGFCHPTERIGANGDMRFTSFGHELHKNSDEITEVLSKLPIPKNEIDIVFTHASSKAAWHGYGVRAGIDDKIYHIYPETGNLVSASIPAAISLAKDRGRLNRGDRVLCWVGSAGMSFNASSFRF, encoded by the coding sequence ATGCTTATCAAAAACGTAGCGGCCAGCCTTCCCTCCAGAACCGTCACCAACGACGAGGTTGTCGACATGATCCGGTTTCATTCGACTGGGTTCGAGGGCGACATCAACAGAGCTATGCGAACCGTAAAGACGTTGCTCGACCGTAGTGGCCTCGTCAACCGCCGTTGGTGTCACAGTCATGAGTCGCCGATTGACCATGTCGCAATGGCGACGCGCAAGGCGATGTCCGAGACGTATCTTAGGCCAGAGCATATCGAACTGTTTATATTCGTCGGTATTGGCAGAGGCTTCCTCGAGCCCGGCAACAGTCACATGATGGCCAGCACGCTCGGATTCAAAAACGCCGAGTGCTTCGATGTGGTGGATGCATGCATGAGCTGGACAAGGGCGATGTCGATTGCCGATAGTCTCTTCAAGACCGGTCAGTATCGCAACGCGATGATCGTGAATGCCGAATTCAACATGCTCAACGGCGGACCGCTCTATCCCGCGAATTTCGTCCTGAAGAACCAGGCGCAACTGGAATACACGCTGCCCTCGTTCACAATAGGAGAAGCGGCGACGGCGACCCTGATTGTCGCGAACGAGCCCGGCAATTTCAGCTTTGCTTTCCGGGGCAAGCCAGAGGCGTCAGACCTGTGTACTATCCCGATTCCGGGCTACGAGGGTTTTTGTCACCCGACTGAACGGATCGGAGCAAACGGTGACATGCGTTTTACATCTTTCGGTCACGAACTGCACAAGAACTCAGATGAGATCACGGAGGTGCTTTCGAAGCTCCCGATCCCGAAAAATGAAATTGACATCGTCTTCACGCATGCCTCTTCGAAGGCGGCGTGGCATGGCTATGGCGTGCGGGCAGGGATCGACGACAAGATCTACCATATTTATCCGGAGACGGGAAACCTTGTTTCGGCGTCGATCCCGGCGGCCATATCACTGGCGAAAGACAGAGGCCGGCTCAACCGGGGTGATCGGGTGCTATGCTGGGTAGGCAGCGCCGGCATGTCATTTAACGCAAGCAGCTTCAGATTCTGA
- a CDS encoding GSU2403 family nucleotidyltransferase fold protein: protein MYADLERVAQIQDKVFIGAPGTIVQHRKGNADYYARQYLDGDGRQRQAYLAGPVGSPEADALKQSVQDRIDEVKAVIKTVRELAKLNFAVADSKTYATVGALFNHGVFAAGGTLVGSHAYGVILNRLGIRAASYHTEDIDIARREQLALSDIPAGGLLDILQQTGIRFVEVPGLDRSAPATSFKEAGASRFHVDLLVPSSDENFTIRPVPELKAHATGLPYLAYVLGTSQDGVLLSRHGAVPVRVPDANRFAVHKLLVSQLRTNDSTKSLKDLKQAAVVIGFLGEHHPGSIEDACEALPTRARSRVKRAVAPLQRLLEAHPAAVDEVREALAD from the coding sequence ATGTACGCCGACCTCGAACGCGTCGCGCAGATACAGGACAAGGTTTTCATCGGTGCGCCCGGGACCATCGTCCAGCACCGCAAAGGCAACGCTGACTACTACGCGCGTCAGTATCTCGATGGCGACGGCCGACAGCGGCAGGCGTATCTCGCGGGACCCGTCGGCTCGCCTGAGGCGGACGCGCTGAAACAGTCGGTGCAGGACCGTATCGACGAAGTCAAGGCCGTGATCAAGACGGTGCGCGAACTCGCCAAGCTTAACTTCGCCGTGGCCGACTCGAAGACCTATGCGACTGTTGGCGCACTGTTCAACCACGGCGTGTTTGCCGCGGGCGGAACGCTGGTCGGTTCCCACGCGTACGGTGTGATTCTGAACCGGCTCGGTATCCGCGCGGCAAGCTATCACACCGAAGACATCGACATTGCGCGACGAGAGCAGCTCGCGCTCTCCGATATCCCGGCCGGCGGCCTTCTCGACATCCTCCAGCAGACGGGCATCCGGTTTGTCGAAGTGCCAGGGCTCGACCGGTCGGCGCCAGCAACGTCCTTCAAGGAAGCGGGAGCGTCGCGTTTTCACGTTGACCTGCTTGTGCCGTCGTCCGACGAGAATTTTACAATCCGGCCGGTACCCGAACTCAAGGCGCACGCCACCGGCCTCCCCTACCTCGCTTACGTCCTTGGAACCTCGCAGGACGGCGTGCTGCTCTCGCGCCACGGCGCAGTGCCGGTACGCGTGCCTGATGCCAACCGGTTTGCCGTGCATAAGCTGCTCGTCTCCCAGTTGCGCACGAACGACAGCACGAAATCTCTCAAGGATCTGAAGCAGGCAGCCGTTGTCATCGGCTTTCTCGGTGAGCATCATCCCGGCAGTATCGAGGATGCGTGCGAAGCGCTCCCAACGCGCGCACGCAGTCGCGTCAAGCGTGCGGTTGCGCCGCTCCAGAGGCTGCTTGAAGCGCATCCGGCAGCGGTTGACGAAGTGCGAGAGGCGCTCGCGGACTAG
- a CDS encoding carboxylesterase family protein, whose protein sequence is MAHIISAPELQVRTALGSLLGKGNDVRRFLGIPYAAPPVGDLQWRSPQPHAGWSGVREAMNFASDSYQDADARLRGQNLSEDCLYLNVWAPARIGNETFPVMVWIHGNGYTRGSGSHVTYDGLAHT, encoded by the coding sequence ATGGCCCACATTATCAGTGCACCAGAATTGCAGGTGCGTACAGCACTAGGATCACTATTAGGCAAGGGAAACGACGTCCGACGCTTTTTAGGTATTCCCTATGCAGCGCCACCGGTCGGAGATCTGCAATGGCGGTCGCCGCAACCGCACGCCGGATGGTCTGGCGTGCGTGAGGCCATGAACTTTGCGTCGGACAGCTATCAGGACGCGGACGCGCGACTCCGGGGCCAAAATCTTAGCGAAGATTGTCTGTACCTGAACGTTTGGGCTCCGGCGCGAATTGGCAATGAAACGTTTCCTGTCATGGTCTGGATACATGGAAATGGCTACACGCGTGGTTCAGGGTCTCACGTAACCTACGATGGTTTAGCTCACACGTGA
- a CDS encoding FAD-binding protein, with the protein MRPTTIWQTCAEAPHTPACLARLEEARNPIALGDDPGGTQISGWLDGWTPRASAYAVAARSTADVVAGINFVRRHNLRLVVKGGGHSYLGGSNAPDSLLIWTRAMNRIELHDAFVPLGSSMPPTPAVTVEAGCMWIDVYAAVTTQAGRYVQGGGCASVGVAGLVQGGGFGSFSKRYGLAAASLLQAEVVTADGVVRTVNASREPDLFWALKGGGGGSFGVLTRITLHTYDLPEHFGWAEFTVKASSREAYRRLVERLVDHYAENLFNPQWGEQLVFREDEVRVSMVCQGLNEEQAQAVWAPFTDWVRASPADFTLDGEPRIGAGPARRWWDLKSNPGLVPDPRAGAPAQHGWWGGDGDQASLFLHGYESQWLPATLLEPPRRGQLAGALMEAAQFQAVELHFNKGLAGAPAEVNEQARQCAMNPKVADAFALMIVAAGGPPPFAGLPITPPDMIEARRQAERVAKAAAVLKALSQRSGSYLSETDFFRGDWREAFWGTNYARLKAIKNRYDPAGFFFVHHGVGSEDWSPDGFTRVHS; encoded by the coding sequence TTGCGACCCACGACGATCTGGCAGACCTGTGCGGAAGCACCCCACACGCCCGCTTGTCTTGCTCGCCTTGAGGAAGCGCGAAACCCGATCGCGCTCGGCGACGATCCCGGCGGCACCCAGATATCAGGCTGGCTCGACGGATGGACACCCCGCGCGAGCGCCTACGCCGTGGCCGCCCGTTCTACGGCGGACGTGGTTGCCGGCATCAATTTCGTCCGCCGACACAATCTGCGTCTGGTGGTGAAAGGCGGGGGGCATAGTTATCTGGGCGGCTCAAACGCGCCGGATTCGCTTTTGATCTGGACACGCGCGATGAACCGCATCGAGCTGCACGACGCCTTTGTGCCGCTGGGCTCCTCGATGCCGCCGACGCCGGCCGTGACCGTGGAGGCCGGCTGCATGTGGATCGACGTCTACGCTGCCGTCACCACTCAGGCGGGGCGATACGTCCAGGGCGGCGGTTGTGCGAGCGTGGGGGTGGCCGGCCTCGTCCAGGGCGGCGGTTTCGGGTCATTCTCGAAGCGTTATGGATTGGCGGCCGCAAGCCTGCTCCAGGCCGAGGTGGTCACCGCCGACGGCGTCGTCCGCACGGTCAACGCATCGCGGGAGCCCGATCTTTTCTGGGCGTTGAAAGGCGGAGGCGGCGGCAGTTTCGGTGTGTTGACCAGGATCACTTTGCACACCTACGATCTGCCTGAGCACTTTGGCTGGGCCGAATTCACGGTCAAGGCGTCATCGCGCGAGGCTTACCGTCGGCTGGTCGAACGGCTCGTCGATCACTACGCCGAAAACCTGTTCAATCCACAATGGGGTGAGCAGCTTGTTTTCCGCGAAGACGAAGTCCGTGTGTCGATGGTGTGTCAGGGCCTCAACGAAGAACAGGCCCAAGCGGTCTGGGCGCCGTTCACCGATTGGGTACGCGCTTCACCGGCAGATTTCACTTTAGATGGCGAACCGCGGATCGGCGCCGGTCCCGCACGCCGCTGGTGGGATCTCAAGTCCAACCCGGGACTGGTGCCCGACCCGCGCGCCGGAGCGCCCGCCCAGCACGGTTGGTGGGGAGGCGATGGAGACCAGGCCTCACTATTTCTGCACGGCTACGAGTCACAATGGTTGCCCGCGACGCTTCTCGAACCACCCCGGCGCGGCCAGCTTGCCGGGGCGCTTATGGAGGCCGCCCAATTTCAGGCCGTGGAACTGCATTTCAACAAAGGACTCGCGGGCGCCCCCGCGGAGGTGAACGAGCAAGCACGCCAGTGCGCCATGAATCCGAAAGTTGCCGACGCGTTCGCCCTGATGATTGTCGCTGCGGGTGGTCCGCCGCCGTTTGCTGGGCTCCCGATCACACCGCCCGACATGATAGAGGCGCGTCGTCAAGCCGAGCGTGTGGCCAAGGCTGCGGCCGTTCTTAAAGCATTGTCGCAACGAAGCGGCTCCTATCTATCGGAGACGGATTTTTTCCGTGGAGATTGGCGCGAAGCCTTCTGGGGGACCAATTACGCTCGGCTCAAAGCGATCAAGAACCGCTACGACCCAGCGGGATTCTTTTTCGTCCATCACGGGGTCGGCAGCGAGGACTGGAGTCCAGACGGCTTCACGCGAGTGCATTCGTGA
- a CDS encoding BlaI/MecI/CopY family transcriptional regulator, translating into MTKASPATRPTAAELELLRVLWPIGSATVKQVHEAMHEERADVTYASVLRQMQVMHAKGLLTRDESERSHVYAPAQSQNMLQTSLLKELIHKAFSGSGKALVMAALRKHVSQEEREEIRKFLHGDKR; encoded by the coding sequence ATGACCAAAGCTAGTCCCGCGACCCGCCCGACTGCGGCTGAACTCGAACTCCTTCGGGTTCTATGGCCAATCGGCTCCGCCACCGTCAAGCAGGTCCATGAGGCCATGCATGAGGAACGTGCGGACGTTACCTATGCCAGCGTATTGCGCCAGATGCAGGTCATGCATGCGAAGGGGCTACTTACGCGCGACGAAAGTGAGCGTTCCCACGTCTACGCGCCCGCGCAAAGCCAGAACATGCTGCAAACCAGCCTGCTGAAGGAACTGATCCACAAGGCGTTCTCGGGTTCGGGCAAGGCACTTGTCATGGCCGCTTTGCGCAAGCACGTTAGTCAGGAGGAACGAGAGGAAATTCGCAAATTTCTCCATGGAGATAAGCGATGA
- a CDS encoding M56 family metallopeptidase codes for MSPFAWTLVQALGWALICFAWKGALIGVATALSLRLMRNASPQSRYALVCLSLLLCLAIPVFDAYRGIETASRPSGWSRATDSLIVPTEHTREAFTIENVVPWLVAAWLVGVAAMSCRLTAGLLWVRRIGHAFPAWPDPRWQDYMSTLAVRCGLSRSVTLRVATHLTSPLTIGWWRPLVLVPAVLLTRMPPDLLEAVLAHEVAHIKRADYLVNLLQSVIEALLFFHPAVWWLSRQIRIERECVADQIAGTLIQSPRRLALALEQLDALQSTSARYASVAQSARGGHLLDRIRRLCHPVPPSPYWVACVPAITVCFVALCVTAQTLWQVPVSQHAAGIVPAGLLASNHVVVIDDKSGQVLFQKRPDDIVPIASLTKLMTAMVVLDARPDMNRTIRIDASDAEAFRPSRTGLPAGASLPLHAVLQLALMSSNNSAAYALAHDYPGGFPAFQTAMRAKIAALGLKHTTIEEPTGLSPLNTSTASDVSLMVNAAARYPAIARASTAPRSLVPIDGKLVEYQNTNPLVGQKGWDIALSKTGFTDAAGRCLIMRLHSVRDSVTMVFLDAGPAAFPARDAINIRRLLLAHKLA; via the coding sequence ATGAGCCCATTTGCCTGGACGCTTGTTCAGGCATTGGGCTGGGCGCTCATTTGCTTCGCATGGAAAGGTGCCTTGATCGGCGTGGCAACGGCGCTCTCGTTGCGGCTAATGCGTAACGCCAGTCCGCAAAGTCGCTATGCGCTCGTCTGCCTTTCGCTTCTTTTGTGTCTCGCGATACCAGTGTTCGATGCGTACCGCGGTATCGAAACGGCGTCGCGGCCATCTGGCTGGTCTCGCGCGACCGACTCCCTGATCGTGCCAACGGAACACACACGCGAAGCGTTCACGATTGAGAACGTCGTGCCCTGGCTGGTTGCGGCATGGCTGGTCGGTGTCGCCGCCATGTCGTGCCGGCTGACCGCCGGCTTGCTGTGGGTACGTCGGATCGGACACGCGTTTCCCGCCTGGCCAGATCCCCGTTGGCAGGACTACATGTCGACGCTGGCCGTGCGTTGCGGGCTGTCGCGTTCGGTGACGCTGCGCGTGGCAACGCATCTCACAAGCCCGCTGACGATCGGCTGGTGGCGACCGCTCGTGCTTGTTCCGGCTGTGTTGCTGACGCGCATGCCACCCGATCTGCTCGAAGCGGTGCTTGCCCACGAAGTCGCGCATATCAAGCGCGCCGACTATCTGGTCAACCTGCTGCAAAGCGTGATCGAGGCGCTGCTCTTTTTTCATCCAGCAGTGTGGTGGCTGTCGAGGCAAATTCGTATCGAGCGGGAATGCGTTGCTGATCAGATCGCCGGCACGCTAATACAAAGTCCGCGACGTTTGGCGCTCGCACTTGAGCAACTCGACGCTCTTCAATCGACGAGTGCGCGATACGCGTCAGTCGCGCAATCGGCGCGGGGTGGCCATCTGCTGGACCGCATCAGACGCCTCTGCCACCCCGTCCCGCCCTCGCCGTACTGGGTCGCATGCGTCCCGGCCATCACGGTTTGCTTCGTCGCGTTGTGCGTGACGGCGCAGACACTGTGGCAGGTGCCCGTGTCGCAACACGCGGCGGGCATCGTGCCCGCCGGGTTGCTCGCATCGAACCACGTCGTGGTGATCGACGACAAATCCGGTCAGGTCCTGTTCCAGAAGCGCCCAGACGATATCGTGCCGATCGCATCGTTGACGAAGTTGATGACCGCCATGGTCGTGCTCGATGCCCGGCCCGATATGAACCGGACCATTCGCATCGACGCCAGCGACGCCGAAGCTTTTCGGCCAAGCCGCACGGGGTTGCCGGCCGGCGCGAGTCTGCCCCTCCATGCGGTGCTGCAACTCGCTCTGATGTCGTCGAATAACAGCGCGGCATATGCGCTGGCGCATGATTATCCCGGCGGTTTCCCGGCGTTCCAGACCGCGATGCGCGCCAAGATCGCGGCGCTCGGGCTTAAGCACACGACGATCGAAGAGCCGACCGGCCTCTCGCCGCTCAACACGTCGACGGCAAGCGACGTCTCGCTCATGGTCAACGCGGCAGCCCGCTATCCGGCGATCGCACGCGCCTCGACTGCCCCCCGAAGCCTCGTTCCGATCGACGGCAAGCTCGTGGAGTACCAGAACACGAATCCGCTCGTCGGGCAGAAAGGCTGGGACATTGCCTTGTCGAAAACCGGCTTTACCGACGCGGCCGGACGTTGCCTGATCATGCGGCTGCACTCGGTTCGGGACAGCGTCACGATGGTGTTTCTGGATGCCGGGCCCGCTGCGTTCCCTGCGCGCGACGCGATCAACATCCGTCGCCTCCTGCTTGCCCACAAGCTGGCTTGA
- the bla gene encoding class A beta-lactamase, translated as MTHSITRRKLLIGLPLLAGMGVAPALRAADSPVSDIERRNGGRLGVFAIDTGSGRTLSHRAEERFLMCSTFKGLLAAQILARVDGGAERLDRLVHYTEKDLVFTSPVTKANVARGALSIDALCRAVLVESDNTAAILLMRSAGGPAALTRFVRGLGDTVTRSDRYEPESNRYRGVLDTTTPKAIATTAQRLLIGDALSASSRAQLERGMADCKPGLNRIRAVLPAGWQAADRPGTSVESETNDYALVRPPGRAPLLIAAYYDAPGVSMEAREAVLREAGTAFVQWATSAA; from the coding sequence TTGACTCACTCGATCACGCGTCGAAAGCTGTTGATTGGATTGCCCTTGCTCGCCGGCATGGGCGTGGCTCCCGCATTGCGGGCAGCCGATTCACCGGTCTCCGATATCGAGCGGCGCAATGGAGGCCGCCTCGGTGTGTTTGCGATCGATACCGGCTCGGGCCGCACACTGAGCCACCGCGCCGAAGAACGCTTCCTGATGTGCAGCACGTTCAAGGGATTGCTCGCAGCGCAGATACTGGCCCGCGTCGATGGCGGCGCGGAGCGGCTCGATCGACTCGTTCACTACACGGAGAAGGATCTTGTTTTCACGTCGCCTGTGACCAAGGCCAACGTCGCGCGGGGTGCGTTGTCGATCGACGCGCTCTGCCGGGCAGTCCTCGTGGAGAGCGACAACACGGCCGCTATCCTGTTGATGCGCAGCGCCGGTGGTCCCGCGGCGTTGACCCGGTTTGTGCGCGGACTCGGCGATACAGTCACGCGCTCGGACCGCTATGAGCCCGAGTCGAACCGCTATCGCGGGGTGCTCGACACCACGACGCCGAAGGCCATCGCCACCACGGCGCAGCGCCTTCTGATTGGTGACGCCCTGAGCGCCAGCTCTCGCGCACAACTGGAGCGCGGCATGGCCGACTGCAAGCCAGGGCTCAACCGGATTCGCGCCGTGCTGCCCGCAGGTTGGCAGGCCGCCGACCGGCCCGGCACCAGTGTCGAAAGCGAGACCAACGACTACGCGCTCGTGCGCCCGCCCGGGCGCGCGCCATTGCTCATTGCTGCCTACTACGATGCGCCTGGCGTCAGCATGGAAGCACGCGAGGCCGTTTTGCGCGAAGCGGGCACGGCGTTCGTGCAGTGGGCCACGAGCGCGGCATGA